Genomic window (Elusimicrobiota bacterium):
GGCCTTCTCGAGGCGATAATAGCTGCGGCTTCCGGCGTAGGCCTCGTCGGCGGCCATCATCCAGGCCCACTGCGCGTCGCTCATGGCGTTGGTGCCCGAGTCCGTCAAGAGGTCTATGTAGACGTCCTGGCTGCGCAGGAGGAAGGTGTTGTAGCCGGCCTGGCGGATGGCCCTCTCCCGGGCGGGGCGCGGGATGAGGCTCACCGCCTCGATGACCTTGGCTTTATACGGTTCCGGCAGTATTTCGTTCATGGTCGCTCCTGATCGCCGCCGTGATCTGCGCGGCGCTGAGCACGGTCGAGAAGCCGTGGGCGAGATTTTTCAGCGCCGCCAGGTGCAGCTCCTCGGCGCGCGCCGCGGTGGCGTCGAGGACGACGAAGGTCTTGAAGCCCCGGTCGAAGGCGTCCCGGATCGTGGATTCGACGCACAGGTTGGTCGCCACGCCGCAAACCGCGAGCTCCTCGACTCCGTCCCGGGACAAAATCCGGCCCAGGGAACGGTTGGTGAAGGCGCTGTAGCGGCACTTGCGCAGGACCCGGCTCTTGCCCGGCTCGAGCGCGGGGGAAATCCGGGCCTCCGGGGTGCCGTCGAGGCAGACGCTGCGCCACCACTGCGGCATGAGCCCTCCGTCCTTGGCCGGATCGCGGTGGGCGTGGCGGGTGAAGTAGACTGGGCGGCCCGCGCCCCGGAAGGCTTGGACCAGGGCCCGGACGTTGCCGAGAATGGCCCTGGCCGGCGGCAGGAAGGAGGGGCTCCGAGGGTCGAGGAAGAGCTCCTGCATGTCCATCACGAGGAGACCCGCCTTCCCGGGCTTAAGCTCGAAGGAGCGCCTGAGGCAATGCGCGATCCGGGCCGCCCAGTCGCGGGACTTGGCGTTCAGGTTCTCGGGCCCGACGTAGGACTCCTCGAGCCTCTTGAGGCTTGCGAGCATCGTCGCCGCCCTGCCTTTGAGCGCCGCGGACCACAGCTGGCCGCAGGAGGTTTGGGCCGAGATCTCCTCGGGAAGGCTTGGGCTTATGATCACGTCGAAGCCCAGGGCCTCGAGCTCCCCGGCGTCGGCCTTGATCCCGTCCGGGGCCTCTCCCCAGAGATGGGCGGCTCCGCGGCGGGCCGCGGCCTCGGTGGGGTTGACCGGCGTGATCTTGACCAGGAATTTGGCGGGAGAGAAGACCTCGTCGATGCGCCGCGGGTCGAGCCTTTCGCCCTTGGCCAGGGCGAAATTGAGCGTGATCTTCCGGTCTCCGCCGGCGACGAACCTCTGGCCATAGAGGGAAACCTCCTCCAAGCTCCATTTCTTGATGGGGACGATGATTTTCCTTCTCTCCTCATCCGTCGAGTGGAGGGAAAACTGGAGTTGGAAGCGGCCGCCGGGGTAGAGGCTGTTTTTGAGCGCCAGGAGCTCCTCGAAAAAACGTTCGACCGAGGGGCTTTTGGGCGCGACGGTGGACAGGCTGGGAAGTATTCCGTCGTAGGGGAATTCCCGAGCCAGCATCTCTAGAGCCTTCAAGACATCAGGGTTGAGGGCGGGTTCGCCCATCCGCGCGAAATGGATCTTGACCTTGGGGTGGCGCCGGACGTCGAGCCCGGGGTTCTCGCGCACCACATGCCGGATTTGACCCAGGATCTGGGCGGCGGAGAGGTTTCCCCGGTAGCCCATGGCTCCGGCGTCGCACATGCGGCAGCCCACCGGGCAGCCGAACTGAGTCGAGACCATCATCACCCATTTCTCGTTTTTGGGCACGCCCGGCTCCAAGGTGTCCACGAACTCCGCGAGCTTCTCCGGATCAGGCCCGAGCTGGGCCAAGTACAGCGAGGCCAAGGGGGGGAGGGCGAGGCTGTCGACGATTCTCATGAGGCCATGAGGAACCGCTCGCTTTCCATGGCGGCACGGAGCCCGTCTCCCGCGGCCACGGCCACCTGCCTAAAGCCCCCCCGGCAATCCCCGGCCGAGAAAAAGCCCGCGGGCGGCGAGCGCCAGCGCCCCAAGGCGGGGCCGGGCTCCTTGCCGACCAAAATGAAGAGGCCGCGGGCCTCGATGGCGGATTTTTTCCCCGTGTCCAAGCGTTCGACCTCTACGGCTTCGATGAAGTCATTCCTCCGGTCCGGGGCGCAGCGCACCCCTTTGACTATGGTTCGGAACAATATTTCGACCTTCGGGCAGGCCGCGAGCCTTTCCCGCAGGATCTTGACGGCCTTCAGGCGCTCGCCCCGGACGATGAGGCGCACCTTGCGCGCCTCGGCGGCCAGGAGCAGGGCCTGGTGGACCGCCGCGTCCCCGCTTCCGGCTATCGCAACGATCTGGCCCGAAAAGCGGGCGGTTAGGCCGAAGGCGCAGTGATGGATTCCACGGCCGAGGAGCTTTGCCTCCCCGGGAAGTCCCAATGGCTTGAAGCGCGATCCCTCGCAGGCGATGACGCTGCGCGCCAGGCAAGTCCCCGCGCCGGCGTCCACGCGGAACAGGCCGCCCGCGCGCGCCACCTCGGTTACGGCTTGGCGTACGGCTTTAAGCCCCCATCGCCGGCCCTGGAGGATGAAGCGGTCCATCAAAATTCGGCCGGATATTCCCGCGGGAAAGCCCGGATAATTCTCGATCCTCTGGATGAACCGGGCTTGCCCCCCGAGAGAGTCCTTTTCAAGGAGGAGAACCCGCCAGCCGGCCCTGGAGAGATAAGCTCCGGCGGAAAGCCCGGCCGGGCCGCCTCCCACGATCACGACATCCCAACGGCCGTCCATGACCAGGCATCATAGCGCGGGACGGGGCTCTCCTCTATGACCGCGGTCATAGACAGGAGGAGGGGGCGAGGCTATTCTATGCGCGGAGGGCATGCCATGAAATGGGGGCTCGCCGGTCTATTGGGCTTGTTGGGCGCCTCGGAGCTGGGATCGGAGTCGGTCACTCTGACCACCTACTATCCGGCGCCTTCCGGGGTTTACGCGCAGATGATAACGACCAACAACACTTTCCTGGCCCGCGACGGCGGGAGCGTGGGCGTCGGGACCGCGAGCCCGGCCCAAAAGCTGGACGTGAGCGGGGCCATCAGGATGAACCAGGCCGGCGTCGGAGCGCTCCTTTCTGGCGCGGCTTCCGGAAATTTCGGCGGCAAGGAAGTGATACTGAGCGTCAACAGCGGCGCCGGCGGCGCCGGGGATGAGATATGGATCGGGCCTAACACGGGCGGGATGATCGGGCACATACAGCTCAACGCCGCCGACATCTGGCTCAACAACCCCGCGAACCTCGGCTACGCCCGGCTCAACAACGGGCATCTCTACATGAATACCGCCAACACCGCCTGCACGGCTTACACGATATCCGGCGACGTGTGGACGAGCTTGTGCCCGGCCAACACCTACGCTACTTGGACTCCCGGGGTCTGGGTGGAGGGCTACTCCTACCAGAACCGGGGAGGCACGGTGCTGGCCGACTACGGCACGGGCACCACCAACCAGGTGTGGGGGCTTAACACGGCCAACGGCCAGGCCTCCTGGATGACCCTCAAGAAGGACGACTCCACCGCGATGGTCTACTGCTGTTCCAAATGAAAGCGGCGGCCGGCGTCCTGGCTTTCCTGCTGGCGGCCGGGCTTTGCTCGGCGGCCGAGCCGGCCAAGCCGCAAGACCTGAAATTCGAGGAGGTTCTCTCCGAGCTCGGGGCGCGCTGCGCCTCCCCCGGCTTTGACGCCCCCGCCCTCTTCGAGGACGCCGGCCTGCGCCCATTCCTGGCCCAGGCCTTGGACCAAAAGGCTATCCAGGAATTCGAGAGCCTCTTCGCCTGCGAGGCGCGCCTTTCCGGCGGCTCCAAGCCCTGCGAAAGATTGGCGGGCCCGGGCTGGGAGCGCTCTTACGCGGCGTGCCGTCGGGAGTTCGCGCATGCCGCTTTGGTCCGGGACCCGCGCGGCCCGGGCGCTCAAGCCCTATGCCTTGAGTATCTGACATTCTCCGGCGCCCCTATCGCCGCCGCCGATCGTCCGGCGGCGTGCCGGGCCTACTTGGAGGCGCTCCCGGGCAAGGACTTCCAGAAGTTCTGCCGGGAGCTGGTCTCCAAGGAAATCCTGCCTCCGGCAGCACGGGCCGACTGCGTCGCCGCCAACAGCCGGGCGGCTGCCTCATCTTTCGCCAAGACCGCCGCATGCGGGCCTCTCCAGAGGCGGGCCTCCGCCTCCCTTTGCGCCCGCTACAAGGCCGAGCTCGGCAAGACCCGGGTCAAGCGCGAGGCCGACCTCACGCGACGGGTCTCCGGCGAGACCCCGCAGGAGCTGGCCAAGCGGGCCGCCAGCCGAGAGGCCGTTCAGAAAATGGAGAAGTTCGAGACCGCGCGGTCCGAAAAATCCTCGACGCAGAAG
Coding sequences:
- a CDS encoding isochorismatase family protein, with the protein product MRIVDSLALPPLASLYLAQLGPDPEKLAEFVDTLEPGVPKNEKWVMMVSTQFGCPVGCRMCDAGAMGYRGNLSAAQILGQIRHVVRENPGLDVRRHPKVKIHFARMGEPALNPDVLKALEMLAREFPYDGILPSLSTVAPKSPSVERFFEELLALKNSLYPGGRFQLQFSLHSTDEERRKIIVPIKKWSLEEVSLYGQRFVAGGDRKITLNFALAKGERLDPRRIDEVFSPAKFLVKITPVNPTEAAARRGAAHLWGEAPDGIKADAGELEALGFDVIISPSLPEEISAQTSCGQLWSAALKGRAATMLASLKRLEESYVGPENLNAKSRDWAARIAHCLRRSFELKPGKAGLLVMDMQELFLDPRSPSFLPPARAILGNVRALVQAFRGAGRPVYFTRHAHRDPAKDGGLMPQWWRSVCLDGTPEARISPALEPGKSRVLRKCRYSAFTNRSLGRILSRDGVEELAVCGVATNLCVESTIRDAFDRGFKTFVVLDATAARAEELHLAALKNLAHGFSTVLSAAQITAAIRSDHERNTAGTV
- a CDS encoding FAD-dependent oxidoreductase; amino-acid sequence: MDGRWDVVIVGGGPAGLSAGAYLSRAGWRVLLLEKDSLGGQARFIQRIENYPGFPAGISGRILMDRFILQGRRWGLKAVRQAVTEVARAGGLFRVDAGAGTCLARSVIACEGSRFKPLGLPGEAKLLGRGIHHCAFGLTARFSGQIVAIAGSGDAAVHQALLLAAEARKVRLIVRGERLKAVKILRERLAACPKVEILFRTIVKGVRCAPDRRNDFIEAVEVERLDTGKKSAIEARGLFILVGKEPGPALGRWRSPPAGFFSAGDCRGGFRQVAVAAGDGLRAAMESERFLMAS